The Pirellulales bacterium genomic interval GGAACCGATCAGCTCTTCGACGATTTTTTCGTTCACGTTCTCGACGGCCCGGATGACCGCCTTGCCGCCGTATTGCTTGGCATCCGTGTCGCGCAGCTCCCAAGCTTCGTGGACGCCGGTGCTGGCACCGCTGGGAACGGCCGCGCGACCGAACGAGCCGTCGGCCAGCCGCACGTCGACCTCGACGGTCGGATTCCCGCGGCTATCAAGAATCTGGCGAGCGTGAACATCGACGATCGTGGAAGGCATGGCACTTCTCTCCGGGGAGTGGAGTAAGGTTTGTGGAATTTAATTGGGCCCGCGGCGCGAAACGGCACGTCTAGCGCGGGGTCTGTGGTCCTGGACCCCCACGAGGGACACGACGCCAGGGAGCGGTCCGGTTTCGGCGGACCCGACGGCCGGGGCGGGCAATGCGTCGTGCCGCCCATTGTGCGATATGTCCCCCTTAGGTTTCAAGGAGGGGGGGACGATTGGCAGAAAGCGCAAGAAATCGTGGACTTTCCGCGCGCATAACTTGCGCGGATCGGTCTTCAGACGCGCCAGTGATTCTGATTAGGTACGGGCTGAACTCATCACTTACATCACCGGCGCTTGCACCAGTCCGGAGCCGACATCGGCGGCCGACAGGCCCAAGGGGCGGGCTGTTTTCACCAGACGGGTCCACAAATCGACGGCCGAAATGCCGGGATTGGCCTGGGCGTGCAGGGCTGCGATGCCGGCCACGTGCGGTGTGGCCATGCTGGTGCCAGAGATCACGTTGTACTGCTGCGGCATCAGCCAGCTGGAGTAAACGTCGACGCCAGGGCCAGCGATGTCGACCTGCCCTCCGTTGGGTTCGATTCCGCTGTTGGAGAATGGCGCGATGCGGAATGAAGAATCCACGGCCGCCACCGCCATGATCGACGGACAATTGGCCGGATGACTGACCGGCGCAATGACAGGGGGCGCCAGGTCGCGGCGGCTGTCATTCCCCGCGGCCGCGACAATCAATGTGCCGGACGCCAAAGCGCGGCGGGCCATGTTCTCGAATACCGTCGATGGCTTTTGCCCGGGCGCAACCGGAGCGCCGAGCGACATGGAAATCACGCGGCACTTGTTCCGCACGGCCCAATTGATACCGGCCAGGATATCTCCGTCACCTCCTCGTCCCAGGCGGTTGAGAACTTTGCCGACGTAGATGTCGGCGTTGTAACTGATGCCGTAACGCGGCAAGGTGCCGGGCCGGAAGGGCCCCATGGACGTACCGACGCAGTGGGTGCCGTGGCCGAGGGTGTCTTGCGGCAACTCCCCTTGGACGAACGATTGGGGTACGATCGCCCGCCCGGCAAAGTCAGGATGCGTGAATTCAAAGCCGGTGTCCAACACGGCGACCTTGATACCGCTGCCATTCCAAGAGGATTCGATGACGCGCGTGGCTTGTAATCCCCAGGTGTTGAGCGCTTCGTTAAATGCTGCCACGGCTGCCGCGCGACCGGCCGACGAAGGGTCGCCGCCGCCAGCGAAACCGAGACTGGCCGCGTGATCGAAGCCGTCGCGGTAACCACGCAGGTAGTCGGGATTCATTCCCGCGGCAGGAGCGCCCGCCAAGGCAGGGCGGCCCGACGTTCCCACGAACTCGGGCAGCATGGCGGCATAGACGACGCGCTCTGGCTCAACGGCCAGGATGGAATCCGAGCGCGTGGCCTGAATGCTCAAACGGCCGACCTGGTCCGGATCACCGTTGACCACGGCCACACCGATCGAGTCCAGCATCATTGCTTCGGACGGGGCAAGCGCGGCCATACTAATCCCGTCGTGCAATTCCTGAACGCGCACGGTATTGAGTCCGGCGGTGTCACGCAAAGCTTTGATGCCGGCTTGCAGGCCCTCGTCGCCATAGCGCATCAGGATGAGCGACCGCCCGGTCGTCTCGGTACGGGCGATCGTTGGCGTTGACGCACTTTGCAAAAAAAATCCCCGTTGGCCAGCGTTAAACATGACGAGCCCCCCATGATTAGGCGCGAATTCCCACTACAGACAGATAGTGGAAACCAACCTAGTGATGAGGTGTGACAACGGGTTGTCACAGCGCGGGGGACGGTGGCAAAGATTTCCCAACGGATCGTGGCGGGTGAGTGGCGCGCAATGCGCGCATTTCCGGATCCTGCGATGGGCTTTCCGCCAAGAGGATCATTTGATGCCGTGCGCGGATGATTCCGCAGTTGCGCCGGCATCCTGCCGCAGACACCACAGCACCGCGTTACGCATCAACCGTCGATACATCGGATGCGCCAGCGATTCCCGCGTATGACCGTTCGCCAAATGGCAAAGCCTTCCTTGGCCGGGCTCGTAGACCCAGCCGGCGGCGGCAGTCTGGCCGTCGTCCGAACGATTGCGCAACAGCAGGTGTACTTTGTCGGCATCGATGGGCGGCGTGTGCTGCTCGTCGGCCACCGAAAAATCCTGCACGCCGCGCGTTACCGGATGATCACGATCTACAACTTCGACGCGAAATCGCTCTAGCGGACCGTGTCCTATGTAGCGGCCGCCGACGAGTCGCAGGTAGGGACCATCCTCTGGATACAAGCCCATTGAATTGTGAAGATTAAGAAAGCCACCGCCGCGGTGGACGAAATCGACCACGGCTTTCTCTTGCGTGGGGGTCATCCACACATAGTCTGGTTGGCCGGGGGCCTGCGGTCGTTGTAAACCGTCGCGGAGGATCACCAGCAATTGCACCCGAGCCAGGTTATCGGCCGAAAGCGCGCGGACGTCAAAGGCAAAGTGCGGTACCACGTCGGTTGCGGCGAACACGGGGCGCAGACCCGCTTCGATATGCCCTGGCTCGTGGGGCTGGTCGCCAATCAGCACTAGCGCGTGCGGGCGCTTGTCACCCGGCTCCGGCGGATGTCCGTTGAACGGAGCCAATGGCACGGTCAACTCGCGATAGACATAGTCCAGGTCCTCGGCCAGCGGCGTGTCGTAGGGCATCCACACCAGATAGTGCGGCACCAACCGCACGACGCGCTGCAGGTCCTCTTGTGGTTGTCCTTGCGCAATGAAGTAAGCCACTTGCCGACGCAACTCACTGAGAAAGCGCAGCTGCCGTGGGACCAGTTCGCCGTCTCCCCAGGAACCAAACCCAGGGACGACGTGGGCGGCATGCAACTCGGACAATTGCTCGAGAGCGGTGACCCAAGCGGCCGTATCGCTGCCCGCTAGCGGC includes:
- a CDS encoding ThuA domain-containing protein; amino-acid sequence: MINIWQTRFAVMAFILAGCGRIATTAQAAWPHHEEIAPGIHVVGFADKYRSANCGWIGTADGTLLIDLPRGENTATLLADIAKSTGKPVTTLVLTSATAADLPVIDALLKQGVKRVCLSPATFRALMSRPGQTATNTKVISPAPTPRPGYELLDQPAALGDAQTPIEFLPQDQVFVHGGACVRLPKQQVLFGGPLLYHGPRVPLAGSDTAAWVTALEQLSELHAAHVVPGFGSWGDGELVPRQLRFLSELRRQVAYFIAQGQPQEDLQRVVRLVPHYLVWMPYDTPLAEDLDYVYRELTVPLAPFNGHPPEPGDKRPHALVLIGDQPHEPGHIEAGLRPVFAATDVVPHFAFDVRALSADNLARVQLLVILRDGLQRPQAPGQPDYVWMTPTQEKAVVDFVHRGGGFLNLHNSMGLYPEDGPYLRLVGGRYIGHGPLERFRVEVVDRDHPVTRGVQDFSVADEQHTPPIDADKVHLLLRNRSDDGQTAAAGWVYEPGQGRLCHLANGHTRESLAHPMYRRLMRNAVLWCLRQDAGATAESSAHGIK
- a CDS encoding S8 family serine peptidase; this translates as MFNAGQRGFFLQSASTPTIARTETTGRSLILMRYGDEGLQAGIKALRDTAGLNTVRVQELHDGISMAALAPSEAMMLDSIGVAVVNGDPDQVGRLSIQATRSDSILAVEPERVVYAAMLPEFVGTSGRPALAGAPAAGMNPDYLRGYRDGFDHAASLGFAGGGDPSSAGRAAAVAAFNEALNTWGLQATRVIESSWNGSGIKVAVLDTGFEFTHPDFAGRAIVPQSFVQGELPQDTLGHGTHCVGTSMGPFRPGTLPRYGISYNADIYVGKVLNRLGRGGDGDILAGINWAVRNKCRVISMSLGAPVAPGQKPSTVFENMARRALASGTLIVAAAGNDSRRDLAPPVIAPVSHPANCPSIMAVAAVDSSFRIAPFSNSGIEPNGGQVDIAGPGVDVYSSWLMPQQYNVISGTSMATPHVAGIAALHAQANPGISAVDLWTRLVKTARPLGLSAADVGSGLVQAPVM